In Flavobacterium sp. CS20, a single window of DNA contains:
- the hppD gene encoding 4-hydroxyphenylpyruvate dioxygenase — protein sequence MKTDTTSLNLPVENPEAEDFLPILGTDFVELYVGNAKQAAYYYQTAWGFTPIAYAGLETGKKNTVSYVLQQDKIRLVLTSPLEPGGDINAHINKHGDGVKYIALWVDDATKSYEETTKRGAKAYCEPHTIEDSNGKAVISGIHTYGETVHLFVERKDYHGPFLPGYKAWDNPYTTESTGIKYIDHMVGNVGWNEMNKWCEFYANVMGFAQLVSFDDKDISTEYTALMSKVMSNGNGKIKFPINEPAHGKKKSQIEEYIDFYNGAGVQHIAVATDNIIETVNSLRNRGVEFLSVPEVYYEDVLDRVGEIDEDLEPLKELDILIDRDDEGYLLQIFTKPVLDRPTMFFEIIQRKGAKSFGKGNFKALFEAIEREQNLRGTL from the coding sequence ATGAAAACAGATACAACAAGCTTAAACTTACCCGTAGAAAATCCAGAAGCCGAAGATTTTTTACCCATTTTAGGAACCGATTTTGTAGAACTTTATGTCGGCAATGCCAAACAAGCCGCTTATTATTACCAAACCGCTTGGGGCTTTACGCCTATTGCTTATGCTGGCTTAGAAACTGGAAAGAAAAATACAGTCTCTTATGTTTTACAACAAGACAAAATCAGATTAGTATTAACCAGTCCGCTTGAACCTGGAGGAGATATCAACGCCCATATCAACAAACACGGCGATGGCGTCAAATATATTGCCCTTTGGGTGGACGATGCCACAAAAAGCTACGAAGAAACCACTAAAAGAGGTGCAAAAGCTTATTGCGAACCACACACCATTGAAGACAGCAATGGTAAAGCCGTGATTTCAGGCATTCACACCTACGGTGAAACTGTTCATCTTTTTGTTGAACGCAAAGATTATCACGGACCTTTTTTGCCAGGCTATAAAGCTTGGGATAACCCTTACACCACAGAATCCACAGGAATTAAATACATTGACCATATGGTGGGTAATGTAGGTTGGAACGAAATGAACAAATGGTGTGAATTTTATGCCAATGTTATGGGATTTGCACAACTCGTATCTTTTGACGACAAAGATATCTCAACAGAATACACCGCCTTGATGAGTAAAGTGATGAGTAATGGCAATGGTAAGATCAAATTTCCTATAAACGAACCTGCTCACGGTAAAAAGAAATCTCAAATTGAAGAATACATAGATTTTTATAACGGTGCTGGTGTACAACACATTGCAGTAGCTACTGACAATATTATTGAAACAGTCAACAGCTTAAGAAACCGTGGCGTAGAGTTTTTGAGCGTCCCTGAAGTTTATTACGAAGATGTTTTAGACCGCGTAGGAGAAATAGACGAAGACCTTGAGCCACTAAAAGAGCTCGATATTTTAATCGATAGAGATGATGAAGGTTATTTATTGCAAATTTTCACAAAACCCGTCTTAGATAGACCAACCATGTTTTTTGAAATCATACAAAGAAAAGGTGCAAAATCTTTCGGAAAAGGCAATTTCAAAGCCCTTTTTGAAGCTATAGAAAGAGAGCAAAATTTAAGAGGAACTTTATAG
- a CDS encoding rhodanese-like domain-containing protein, whose protein sequence is MNNLDNKSWEKAQKDDQNSVILDVRTPEEYEEKRIPNSTLINVQDAQKFVEEIEKLDKSIAYFVYCRAGSRSAMACNIMEQLGFKDVSNLEGGIIEWHGEVEG, encoded by the coding sequence ATGAATAATCTAGATAACAAATCTTGGGAAAAAGCCCAAAAAGACGACCAAAACAGCGTTATTCTCGATGTGAGAACACCAGAAGAATATGAAGAAAAACGCATTCCAAATTCAACGCTTATCAATGTGCAAGACGCTCAAAAATTTGTAGAGGAAATAGAAAAACTTGACAAATCAATTGCCTATTTTGTATATTGCAGAGCTGGAAGTCGCAGTGCGATGGCATGTAATATCATGGAACAATTAGGTTTTAAAGATGTATCAAACCTCGAAGGTGGCATCATAGAATGGCATGGAGAAGTTGAAGGATAG